Proteins found in one Rhodobacter capsulatus SB 1003 genomic segment:
- a CDS encoding aminodeoxychorismate synthase component I, with protein MGRSEREDDVASLSFEFDRGPEGRAVRFARPSALIRAESLEDIGPAFEAIARARAAGKWLAGMLSYELGYAFSAKLAPLMPENRDVPLMLFGVYDAPEAPLPEAAPAAAVPQFSPTVSQAEYLQAFARVQDYIAAGDVYQINLTFPLQARWDGDARALYARLKAAQPVGHGVLVEAEDFAVLSRSPELFFAIDAAGRATVRPMKGTVARGATPAADAQAVDWLRGSEKNRAENLMIVDLLRNDLSRISEIGSVRVPALYDIETYATVHQMTSTVTAQIRQGVDFEAICQALFPCGSITGAPKIRAMQIIRDLEPRQRGVYCGSIGWLAPAGGMAFNVAIRSLTLRSGVAVLNVGGGVVHDSEGGTEWAEALSKAAFVTAPPPMCG; from the coding sequence TTGGGGCGAAGTGAGCGCGAGGACGACGTGGCCAGCCTGAGTTTCGAATTCGACCGCGGTCCCGAGGGCCGGGCCGTGCGGTTTGCGCGGCCTTCCGCGCTGATCCGGGCCGAGAGCCTGGAGGACATCGGCCCGGCTTTCGAAGCCATCGCCCGCGCGCGCGCCGCCGGAAAATGGCTGGCGGGGATGCTGAGCTATGAGCTGGGATATGCCTTTTCGGCGAAACTTGCACCGCTGATGCCCGAAAACCGCGATGTGCCGCTGATGCTGTTTGGCGTTTATGACGCGCCCGAAGCGCCCTTGCCCGAAGCCGCGCCCGCCGCGGCGGTGCCGCAATTTTCGCCGACCGTTTCCCAGGCCGAATATCTGCAGGCCTTTGCCCGGGTGCAGGACTATATTGCCGCGGGCGATGTCTATCAGATCAACCTGACCTTTCCGCTGCAGGCCCGCTGGGACGGGGATGCGCGGGCGCTTTACGCGCGGCTGAAGGCGGCGCAGCCGGTGGGCCATGGCGTGCTGGTCGAAGCGGAGGATTTCGCGGTTCTGTCGCGCTCGCCCGAGCTGTTTTTCGCCATCGACGCCGCGGGGCGGGCGACGGTGCGGCCGATGAAGGGCACGGTGGCGCGCGGGGCAACACCCGCGGCGGATGCGCAGGCGGTGGACTGGCTGCGGGGCTCGGAGAAGAATCGCGCCGAAAACCTGATGATCGTCGATCTGTTGCGCAACGATCTGAGCCGGATTTCCGAGATCGGCTCGGTCCGCGTGCCCGCGCTTTACGACATCGAAACCTATGCGACGGTGCATCAGATGACCTCGACCGTCACCGCGCAGATCCGGCAAGGCGTTGATTTCGAAGCAATCTGTCAGGCGCTTTTCCCCTGCGGCTCGATCACCGGGGCGCCGAAGATCCGCGCCATGCAGATCATCCGCGACCTCGAACCCCGTCAACGCGGCGTTTATTGTGGCTCCATCGGCTGGCTTGCGCCCGCGGGCGGAATGGCGTTCAACGTCGCCATCCGCAGCCTGACCCTGCGGTCGGGCGTGGCGGTGCTGAATGTCGGCGGCGGGGTGGTGCATGACAGCGAGGGGGGGACGGAATGGGCGGAAGCGCTGAGCAAGGCGGCCTTCGTGACGGCGCCCCCGCCGATGTGCGGCTGA
- a CDS encoding CaiB/BaiF CoA transferase family protein produces MSDAPLKGLKVVELARILAGPWIGQVLADLGAEVVKVEAPEGDDTRRWGPPFIERLRSDGTFETVAAYFHAANRGKTSVTCDFSNIDDLARLKRLIAEADVVIENFKLGGLKKFGLDYESLAAENPGLVYVSVTGFGQTGPRAAQPGYDFLVQGLCGIMDLTGPKDGEPQKVGVAWIDIFTGLYGVIGVQAALAERARSGRGQQVDMSLLDCGVGVLANQAMNHLLGGMVPHRLGNAHPNIVPYQVFPAADGHFIIACGNDRQFQALCKMLGLSAEAAHPDYATNADRVAHRDALCARIAEVTAARPKADLIAAMAAAGVPGGPINDVSEALAEPQIAARGMKIAPEGLPGLRTPIVFSRSDLALDKASPALGDGAWHFSVG; encoded by the coding sequence ATGTCCGATGCGCCGCTCAAGGGGCTGAAGGTGGTGGAACTGGCGCGGATACTCGCCGGTCCCTGGATCGGTCAGGTTCTGGCCGATCTGGGCGCCGAAGTTGTAAAAGTGGAAGCGCCCGAGGGCGACGACACCCGCCGCTGGGGCCCGCCCTTCATCGAGCGGCTGCGGTCTGATGGCACTTTTGAAACCGTGGCCGCCTATTTTCATGCCGCAAACCGGGGAAAAACCTCGGTCACATGTGACTTTTCGAACATTGACGATCTGGCGCGGCTGAAACGGCTGATCGCCGAGGCCGATGTGGTGATCGAGAACTTCAAGCTGGGCGGGTTGAAAAAGTTCGGTCTGGATTACGAGAGTCTGGCCGCGGAAAACCCCGGTCTGGTCTATGTCTCGGTCACCGGGTTCGGGCAGACCGGGCCGCGGGCGGCGCAGCCGGGCTATGATTTTCTGGTGCAGGGCCTGTGCGGGATCATGGATCTGACCGGCCCGAAGGACGGCGAGCCGCAAAAGGTCGGCGTCGCCTGGATCGACATTTTCACCGGGCTTTATGGCGTCATCGGCGTGCAGGCGGCGCTGGCCGAACGGGCGCGCTCGGGGCGCGGGCAGCAGGTGGACATGAGCCTGCTCGATTGCGGCGTGGGGGTGCTGGCCAATCAGGCGATGAACCATCTTCTGGGCGGGATGGTGCCGCATCGTCTGGGCAATGCGCATCCGAATATCGTGCCTTATCAGGTATTTCCAGCCGCTGACGGGCATTTCATCATCGCTTGCGGCAATGACCGGCAGTTTCAGGCCCTGTGCAAGATGCTGGGGCTGAGCGCCGAGGCCGCGCATCCGGATTACGCGACGAATGCCGACCGCGTGGCGCATCGCGACGCGCTTTGCGCCCGCATCGCCGAGGTCACGGCGGCACGGCCGAAAGCTGATCTGATCGCGGCGATGGCGGCGGCGGGCGTGCCCGGCGGGCCGATCAACGACGTCTCCGAAGCTTTGGCCGAGCCGCAGATCGCGGCGCGCGGGATGAAGATCGCCCCCGAGGGCCTGCCCGGTCTGCGCACGCCGATCGTCTTTTCGCGCTCGGATCTGGCGCTGGACAAGGCCAGCCCGGCGCTGGGTGACGGTGCGTGGCATTTTTCTGTCGGTTGA
- the pccA gene encoding cbb3 -type cytochrome c oxidase assembly copper chaperone PccA codes for MIGKLSAPLCALMLALMPMSGQAHEAHAGALTIIHPAIPAVMPGAQAAAGYFTIVNAGDSADRLTAVEVDFAAMAMMHSSETDAAGVTRMIDVGAVEVPAGATVKLAPGGLHVMFMGLTAPIAEGVMLPGTLVFDHAGKVPVEFMVTTAGKAPDMSGHKMTP; via the coding sequence ATGATCGGAAAACTTTCGGCGCCGCTTTGCGCGCTGATGCTGGCGCTGATGCCGATGTCGGGGCAGGCGCATGAGGCCCATGCCGGGGCGCTGACGATCATCCATCCGGCGATCCCGGCGGTGATGCCGGGGGCGCAGGCGGCGGCGGGCTATTTCACCATCGTCAATGCGGGCGACAGCGCCGACCGGCTGACCGCGGTCGAGGTCGATTTCGCCGCGATGGCGATGATGCATTCGAGCGAGACCGATGCCGCGGGCGTGACCCGGATGATCGATGTCGGCGCGGTCGAGGTGCCCGCGGGGGCGACGGTGAAACTGGCGCCGGGCGGGCTGCATGTGATGTTCATGGGGCTGACCGCGCCGATCGCCGAAGGGGTGATGCTGCCCGGAACCCTGGTCTTCGACCATGCGGGCAAGGTGCCGGTGGAGTTCATGGTGACGACGGCGGGCAAGGCGCCCGACATGTCGGGCCACAAGATGACCCCCTGA
- the putA gene encoding bifunctional proline dehydrogenase/L-glutamate gamma-semialdehyde dehydrogenase PutA — protein sequence MTDLSALGPKAKFAPEAEVLQALVAQAALPQPQLDRIAARGADLVARIRAEAKPSLMEHFLAQYGLSTREGVALMCLAEAMLRVPDTATIDALIEDKIAPSDWGKHLGTAASSLVNASTWALMLTGKVLDDGAGGIAGTLRGAMRRLGEPVIRAAVGQAMREMGRQFVLGETIEKALERAEKREAEGYTFSYDMLGEAALTAADAERYRLAYAQAITAIGKAATRGSIAANPGISIKLSALHPRYEVAQEARVMAELVPVVRDLARAAARAGIALHIDAEEQDRLALSLRVMAAVIADPETAGWEGFGAVVQAYGKRAGAAIDALAAMARAAGRRINIRLVKGAYWDAEMKRAQVEGHPGFPLFTSKTGTDVAYICLAAKLFGLNDCIYPQFATHNAHTVAAVLEMAAGRPFEFQRLHGMGARLHDIVLRETGGRCRIYAPVGAHRDLLAYLVRRLLENGANSSFVNQIVNESVPPAEVAACPFAALPTARAPRGLLAPADLFGAGRVNAQGFDLSDPEVLARIEAARDVTLPDAAPIVAGPVSGTLRPVRNPATGAVVAQVTEADAATVALALDAAQVWSAPAATRAAVLCRAADLYEENFGPIFAALAQEAGKTLGDAVSELREAVDFLRYYAAEGAADTRPPRGAVVAISPWNFPLAIFTGQVAAALMAGNAVLAKPAEQTPIIAALAVRLLHQAGVPETALQLLPGDGPTVGAALTRDPRVAGVVFTGSTETAQIIARAMAAHLAPGTPLIAETGGLNAMVVDSTALPEQAVRDVVASAFRSAGQRCSALRCLYVQDDIAPHLIGMLKGAMEELVSGDPARLSTDVGPVIDAEAKAGIETYLAANKARILHRSTAPEGGHFVAPALLQVGGIADLEREIFGPVLHLATFAAEDLPAVIAAINARGYGLTFGLHSRIDARVETVAETIRAGNIYVNRNQIGAVVGSQPFGGEGLSGTGPKAGGPLYLNRFYAPEPVVAVGGWTEAATPILPEARETQLDEIFLPGPTGELNRLTRHQRGPILCLGPGAEAASAQAAAVVALGGQAVQASGAVSPKALETLTPLAGVLWWGAAEMGRAYAQALAVRPGPLVPLITAKPDLAHVAHERHLCVDTTAAGGNAALLAG from the coding sequence ATGACCGACCTTTCCGCCCTTGGCCCGAAGGCCAAATTCGCCCCCGAGGCCGAGGTTCTGCAGGCGCTTGTCGCGCAGGCGGCGCTGCCGCAGCCGCAGCTTGACCGGATCGCGGCACGCGGCGCCGATCTGGTGGCGCGGATCCGGGCCGAGGCGAAGCCGAGCCTGATGGAACATTTTCTGGCGCAATACGGGCTGTCGACGCGCGAGGGCGTGGCGCTGATGTGTCTGGCCGAGGCGATGCTGCGCGTGCCCGACACCGCCACGATCGACGCGCTGATCGAGGACAAGATCGCGCCCTCGGACTGGGGCAAGCATCTGGGCACGGCGGCCTCCTCGCTGGTCAATGCCTCGACCTGGGCCCTGATGCTGACGGGCAAGGTGCTGGATGACGGCGCGGGCGGCATCGCGGGCACGTTGCGGGGCGCCATGCGGCGGCTGGGCGAGCCCGTCATCCGCGCCGCCGTGGGTCAGGCGATGCGCGAGATGGGCCGGCAGTTTGTCTTGGGCGAAACCATTGAAAAGGCGCTGGAACGCGCCGAAAAGCGCGAGGCGGAGGGCTATACGTTCAGCTATGACATGCTGGGCGAGGCGGCGCTGACGGCGGCGGATGCCGAGCGTTACCGGCTGGCCTATGCGCAGGCGATCACGGCGATCGGCAAGGCCGCGACCCGGGGCTCGATCGCGGCCAATCCGGGGATTTCGATCAAGCTTTCGGCGCTGCATCCGCGCTATGAGGTGGCGCAGGAGGCGCGGGTCATGGCCGAGCTGGTGCCGGTCGTGCGCGATCTGGCGCGGGCGGCGGCGCGGGCGGGGATTGCGCTCCATATCGACGCCGAGGAACAGGACCGGCTGGCCTTGTCCCTGCGGGTGATGGCGGCGGTGATCGCCGATCCCGAGACCGCGGGCTGGGAGGGCTTTGGCGCCGTCGTGCAGGCCTATGGCAAGCGCGCCGGGGCGGCGATTGACGCGCTCGCCGCGATGGCACGGGCGGCCGGGCGGCGCATCAACATCCGGCTGGTGAAGGGCGCCTATTGGGATGCCGAAATGAAGCGCGCCCAGGTCGAGGGGCACCCGGGCTTTCCGCTTTTCACTTCGAAAACCGGGACCGATGTCGCCTATATCTGCCTGGCTGCGAAGCTCTTCGGGCTGAACGACTGCATCTATCCGCAATTTGCGACGCATAATGCGCATACGGTCGCGGCGGTGCTGGAGATGGCGGCGGGCCGCCCGTTCGAGTTCCAGCGCCTGCACGGGATGGGGGCGCGGCTGCATGACATCGTGCTGCGCGAGACCGGCGGGCGCTGCCGGATCTACGCGCCGGTGGGGGCGCATCGCGACCTGCTCGCCTATCTGGTGCGGCGGCTTTTGGAGAACGGCGCGAATTCGTCTTTCGTGAACCAGATCGTCAATGAAAGCGTGCCGCCTGCCGAGGTCGCGGCCTGTCCCTTTGCGGCGCTGCCCACGGCGCGGGCGCCGCGCGGGCTTCTGGCGCCTGCGGATCTGTTCGGCGCGGGACGGGTCAATGCGCAAGGCTTCGATCTGAGCGACCCGGAGGTTCTGGCGCGGATCGAGGCGGCGCGGGATGTGACCCTGCCCGATGCGGCGCCGATCGTGGCGGGGCCGGTCTCGGGCACCTTGCGCCCGGTGCGGAACCCGGCCACCGGCGCGGTCGTGGCGCAGGTGACCGAGGCCGATGCGGCGACGGTGGCTCTGGCGCTGGACGCCGCGCAGGTCTGGTCGGCGCCCGCCGCCACGCGGGCCGCGGTGCTGTGCCGCGCTGCCGATCTGTACGAGGAAAACTTCGGCCCGATCTTTGCCGCCTTGGCGCAAGAGGCGGGCAAGACCTTGGGCGATGCCGTGTCGGAACTGCGCGAGGCTGTTGATTTCCTGCGCTATTATGCGGCAGAAGGGGCGGCGGATACGCGCCCCCCGCGCGGTGCCGTGGTGGCGATCAGCCCCTGGAACTTTCCGCTTGCGATCTTCACCGGGCAGGTCGCGGCGGCCCTGATGGCGGGGAATGCGGTGCTGGCCAAGCCCGCCGAACAGACGCCGATCATCGCGGCGCTGGCGGTGCGGCTGCTGCATCAGGCCGGGGTTCCCGAGACGGCGCTGCAGCTTTTGCCGGGCGATGGCCCCACCGTCGGCGCCGCGCTGACCCGCGATCCGCGCGTGGCGGGCGTGGTCTTCACCGGCTCGACCGAGACCGCGCAGATCATCGCCCGTGCCATGGCCGCGCATCTGGCGCCCGGCACGCCGCTGATTGCGGAAACCGGCGGGCTCAATGCGATGGTCGTCGACAGCACCGCGCTGCCCGAACAGGCGGTGCGCGATGTCGTCGCCTCGGCCTTCCGCTCGGCCGGGCAACGCTGCTCGGCGCTGCGCTGTCTTTACGTTCAGGACGATATCGCCCCGCATCTGATCGGGATGCTGAAAGGCGCGATGGAGGAGCTGGTTTCGGGCGATCCGGCGCGGCTTTCGACCGATGTCGGCCCGGTGATCGACGCCGAGGCCAAGGCCGGGATCGAGACCTATCTGGCCGCGAACAAGGCGCGCATCCTGCATCGCAGCACCGCGCCCGAGGGCGGCCATTTCGTCGCCCCGGCGCTGCTGCAGGTCGGCGGCATTGCCGATCTGGAGCGCGAAATCTTCGGCCCGGTGTTGCATCTTGCAACATTCGCCGCCGAGGATCTGCCCGCGGTGATCGCGGCGATCAATGCGCGCGGCTACGGGCTGACCTTCGGGCTGCATTCGCGCATCGATGCCCGTGTCGAAACCGTGGCCGAGACGATCCGGGCGGGCAACATCTATGTGAATCGCAACCAGATCGGCGCGGTCGTGGGCAGTCAACCCTTTGGCGGCGAGGGGCTTTCCGGCACCGGCCCGAAAGCGGGCGGGCCGCTCTATCTGAACCGCTTCTACGCGCCAGAGCCTGTCGTGGCGGTCGGCGGCTGGACAGAGGCTGCAACGCCCATCCTGCCCGAAGCGAGAGAGACGCAGCTGGACGAGATCTTCCTGCCCGGCCCGACGGGCGAGCTGAACCGGCTGACGCGGCATCAACGCGGCCCGATCCTCTGCCTTGGGCCGGGGGCCGAAGCAGCTTCGGCGCAGGCGGCGGCGGTTGTGGCGCTGGGCGGGCAGGCGGTTCAGGCAAGCGGGGCCGTGTCCCCCAAGGCTTTGGAAACGCTGACACCTTTGGCCGGTGTGCTGTGGTGGGGCGCGGCCGAGATGGGCCGTGCCTATGCGCAGGCGCTGGCGGTGCGGCCCGGGCCGCTGGTGCCGCTGATCACTGCCAAACCCGATCTGGCCCATGTTGCGCATGAACGCCATCTCTGCGTCGACACGACGGCCGCGGGCGGCAATGCGGCTTTGCTGGCCGGGTGA
- a CDS encoding Lrp/AsnC family transcriptional regulator has translation MTDLIDATDRRILHELCANARIPVTELARKVGLSKTPVAARIRAMEEMGLITGYRAMLSPIRLGLIHVTYVEVRLNDTRQKALEQFNAAVREIPEVEECYMIAGGFDYLLKVRSHDIAEYRKIMGEKLSALPHVAATSSYVAMEAVVEQNSPSL, from the coding sequence ATGACCGACCTGATCGACGCCACCGACCGGCGCATCCTGCACGAGCTTTGCGCGAATGCGCGCATCCCGGTCACCGAGCTTGCTCGCAAGGTCGGGCTGTCGAAAACCCCGGTCGCCGCCCGCATCCGCGCAATGGAGGAGATGGGCCTGATCACCGGCTACCGGGCGATGCTCTCGCCGATCCGGCTGGGGCTGATCCATGTCACCTATGTCGAGGTGAGGCTGAACGACACGCGCCAAAAAGCGCTGGAGCAATTCAACGCCGCCGTGCGCGAAATCCCCGAGGTCGAGGAATGCTACATGATCGCGGGCGGCTTTGATTACCTGCTGAAGGTGCGCAGCCATGACATTGCGGAATACCGCAAGATCATGGGGGAAAAGCTCTCGGCACTGCCGCATGTTGCGGCAACCTCAAGCTATGTCGCGATGGAGGCGGTGGTGGAGCAGAACAGCCCCAGCCTGTGA
- the selD gene encoding selenide, water dikinase SelD: MTDTAPKTEPRLTSLSHGGGCGCKIAPGVLERILSDTVVPLVPKDLMVGIATADDAAVWRLNDGQALVATTDFFMPIVDDARDFGRIAATNALSDVYAMGGRPILALAIVGMPIKVLSEATIGAILKGGAEVCAAAGIPVAGGHTIDSAEPIYGLVALGLVHPDRVKTNAGARPGDVLVLGKRIGVGILSGALKKGQLPPFAEAELIASVTQLNTPGADLGEIAAVHAMTDVTGFGLGGHGLEMARGSGCDIEICWAAVPRLPGVMEAAAEGHLTGASGRNWASYGAGIDLPADLGDLDRGILTDPQTSGGLLVACAPEALGEVLATFRRHGFDHAAAVGRVLGESATPRLRIV; this comes from the coding sequence ATGACCGACACCGCCCCGAAGACCGAGCCGCGGCTGACCTCGCTCTCGCACGGGGGCGGTTGCGGCTGCAAGATCGCGCCCGGGGTGCTGGAGCGGATCCTCTCCGACACTGTCGTGCCGCTCGTGCCCAAGGATCTGATGGTGGGGATCGCGACGGCCGACGATGCCGCGGTCTGGCGACTGAATGACGGCCAAGCCCTTGTGGCGACGACGGATTTCTTCATGCCCATCGTCGATGATGCACGCGATTTCGGCCGCATCGCCGCGACGAATGCGCTCTCGGACGTTTACGCCATGGGCGGGCGGCCGATCCTGGCCTTGGCGATCGTGGGGATGCCGATCAAGGTTCTGTCCGAGGCCACGATCGGCGCGATCCTGAAGGGCGGGGCCGAGGTCTGCGCCGCGGCGGGGATTCCGGTGGCGGGCGGGCATACGATCGATTCCGCCGAGCCGATCTATGGGCTGGTGGCGCTGGGCCTTGTCCATCCCGACCGGGTCAAGACGAATGCCGGGGCGCGGCCGGGCGACGTGCTAGTGCTGGGCAAGCGGATCGGCGTCGGCATCCTCTCGGGCGCCTTGAAAAAGGGCCAGCTGCCGCCCTTTGCCGAGGCCGAGCTGATCGCCTCGGTGACGCAGCTGAACACGCCCGGCGCCGATCTGGGCGAGATCGCGGCCGTGCATGCGATGACCGATGTGACGGGCTTCGGCCTTGGCGGCCATGGTCTTGAAATGGCGCGCGGATCGGGCTGCGACATCGAGATTTGCTGGGCCGCCGTGCCGCGTCTGCCCGGGGTGATGGAGGCCGCCGCCGAGGGCCATCTGACCGGCGCTTCGGGGCGCAACTGGGCGAGTTATGGCGCCGGGATCGACCTGCCCGCGGATCTGGGCGATCTGGACCGCGGGATCCTGACCGATCCGCAGACCTCGGGCGGGCTTCTCGTCGCCTGCGCGCCCGAAGCGCTGGGGGAGGTGCTTGCGACCTTCCGCCGTCACGGCTTCGATCACGCCGCGGCGGTGGGCCGGGTGCTGGGGGAAAGCGCCACGCCGCGGCTGCGCATCGTCTGA
- a CDS encoding universal stress protein, translating to MTGKIVAFVDGSIYATSVCDHAAWISKRTGAPVQLVHVLRPGGAPALTDPADPAPLGARSGVMEELAALDAQRARLMAAHGRALIEDARVLLEKAGVAEISAELRQGDLLATVQAFEAEARVILLGKRGEDADQAMDHLGANLERIVRSCARPVFVASRAFKPIERVLVAYDGGVSAMKAVDHLSRSTLFPGLSVQIAAVGQATPEVKKGLEAAQAMLAAAGIAAETAVLAGQPEAALRKLAEEEKFDLLVMGAYGHSRIRSLIIGSTTTATMRACKVPVVLIR from the coding sequence ATGACCGGGAAGATCGTCGCATTCGTCGATGGCTCGATCTACGCCACAAGCGTGTGCGACCATGCGGCCTGGATTTCGAAACGCACCGGCGCGCCGGTGCAGCTGGTCCATGTGCTGCGCCCCGGCGGCGCCCCGGCGCTGACCGATCCGGCCGATCCGGCGCCCCTGGGCGCCCGCAGCGGCGTGATGGAAGAACTTGCCGCGCTGGATGCGCAGCGGGCGCGGCTGATGGCGGCGCATGGGCGCGCGCTGATCGAGGATGCGCGGGTGCTGCTGGAAAAGGCGGGCGTCGCCGAGATTTCGGCCGAGCTGCGGCAGGGCGATCTGCTGGCCACGGTGCAGGCTTTCGAGGCCGAGGCGCGGGTGATCCTTCTGGGCAAGCGCGGCGAGGATGCCGATCAGGCGATGGACCATCTGGGCGCCAATCTGGAACGGATCGTGCGCTCCTGTGCGCGGCCGGTCTTTGTCGCCTCGCGCGCTTTCAAGCCGATCGAGCGGGTGCTGGTCGCCTATGACGGCGGCGTTTCGGCGATGAAGGCGGTCGATCACCTGTCGCGCAGCACGCTGTTCCCCGGGCTTTCGGTGCAGATCGCCGCGGTGGGGCAGGCCACGCCCGAGGTGAAAAAGGGGCTCGAGGCCGCGCAGGCGATGCTGGCCGCGGCGGGGATCGCGGCGGAAACCGCGGTTCTGGCGGGCCAGCCCGAGGCGGCGCTGCGCAAACTGGCCGAGGAAGAGAAATTCGATCTGCTGGTGATGGGCGCCTATGGCCATTCGCGGATCCGCAGCCTGATCATCGGCTCGACCACCACCGCCACGATGCGCGCCTGCAAGGTGCCGGTGGTGCTGATCCGCTGA
- a CDS encoding RbsD/FucU family protein, which yields MLKNIDPILTADLLYTLRAMGHGDEIVIVDANFPAESCAQELIRMPGLSATQVMDAILSVMPLDDFVPEAAFHMEVVGDPAAEQPIFADFRAILARHEGPAAKLGRVERFDFYARSKQAFAIVATGETRLYGCLILKKGVIRPQA from the coding sequence ATGCTGAAGAACATCGACCCGATCCTGACGGCGGATCTGCTTTACACGCTGCGCGCCATGGGCCACGGCGACGAGATCGTGATCGTCGACGCCAATTTTCCCGCCGAAAGCTGCGCGCAGGAGCTGATCCGGATGCCCGGCCTGAGCGCGACGCAGGTGATGGACGCGATTCTCTCGGTGATGCCGCTTGATGATTTCGTGCCGGAAGCCGCCTTTCACATGGAGGTGGTGGGCGATCCCGCGGCCGAACAGCCGATCTTCGCCGATTTCCGCGCCATTCTGGCGCGTCACGAAGGCCCGGCGGCGAAACTGGGCCGGGTCGAGCGGTTCGATTTCTACGCCCGGTCGAAACAGGCCTTTGCCATCGTCGCCACCGGCGAGACCCGGCTTTACGGCTGCCTGATCCTGAAAAAGGGCGTGATCCGTCCGCAGGCGTGA
- a CDS encoding FGGY-family carbohydrate kinase: MSALRVLAIDQGTTNTKALVVAGDGSVLARAAAPLVTQYPQSGWAEQSAEALWASVQQVIAQALQAAPGPVDAIAIANQRETLVLWDAVTHQPLCPAMIWQCRRTAEDCAALAATGIGPVVAAATGLGLNPLFPASKLAWALRNIPAVAAAQDSGRLRAGTVDAWLLWNLTGGAVHATDHSNAARTLLFDTASLSFSPELAAIFAVPMACLPQPLPSDSLFGTTAAGVTALPAGVSIHAMMGDSHAALYGHGVRAPGAVKATYGTGSSLMTLTPARVTSRHGLSGTIGWTDRQGTAYALEGNITVSAQAAAFMAKLLGLADARALSDLAQTVPDAGGVSFVPALAGLGAPHWNDAARGTLTGMSHATGPAHLARAALDAIAHQIADVFEAMQADIGHPLAALSADGGASGNDFLMQLQADLIGRPVQVAALEEVGAMGVAAMAMAALGHRLPLAAPKPPFHPGLRPAERDRQRRAWAHAVAQAALPG, from the coding sequence ATGAGCGCGCTGCGGGTTCTGGCCATCGATCAGGGCACGACGAACACCAAGGCTCTGGTGGTCGCGGGCGACGGGTCGGTGCTGGCCCGCGCCGCGGCCCCGCTGGTGACGCAGTACCCGCAATCCGGCTGGGCGGAACAATCGGCCGAGGCCCTCTGGGCCTCGGTGCAGCAGGTGATCGCGCAGGCGTTGCAGGCGGCGCCCGGCCCGGTCGATGCCATCGCCATCGCCAACCAGCGCGAGACGCTGGTGCTGTGGGATGCGGTCACCCATCAGCCGCTCTGCCCGGCGATGATCTGGCAATGCCGGCGCACGGCCGAGGATTGCGCGGCGCTGGCGGCGACCGGCATCGGCCCGGTGGTCGCGGCGGCGACGGGGCTTGGTCTCAACCCGCTGTTTCCGGCCTCGAAACTGGCCTGGGCTTTGCGCAACATCCCCGCCGTGGCGGCCGCGCAGGACAGCGGGCGGCTGCGGGCGGGCACGGTCGATGCCTGGCTTTTGTGGAACCTGACCGGCGGCGCGGTGCATGCGACCGATCATTCGAACGCCGCGCGCACGCTTTTGTTCGACACCGCAAGCCTGAGCTTCTCGCCCGAGCTTGCCGCGATCTTTGCCGTGCCGATGGCCTGCCTGCCGCAGCCCTTGCCCTCGGACAGCCTGTTCGGCACGACGGCCGCGGGGGTGACGGCGCTGCCTGCGGGCGTGTCCATTCACGCGATGATGGGCGACAGCCATGCCGCGCTTTACGGCCATGGCGTGCGCGCGCCCGGTGCGGTCAAGGCGACCTATGGCACGGGCTCCTCGCTGATGACGCTGACGCCGGCGCGCGTGACGTCACGCCACGGGCTTTCGGGGACGATCGGCTGGACGGACCGGCAGGGCACGGCCTATGCGCTGGAAGGCAATATCACCGTCTCCGCGCAGGCGGCGGCCTTCATGGCGAAACTGCTGGGGCTCGCGGATGCCCGGGCGCTCTCGGATCTGGCGCAGACCGTGCCCGATGCGGGCGGCGTGAGCTTCGTTCCGGCGCTGGCGGGGCTTGGCGCGCCGCATTGGAACGACGCGGCCCGCGGCACGCTGACCGGCATGAGCCATGCCACCGGCCCCGCCCATCTGGCGCGGGCGGCGCTTGACGCCATCGCGCATCAGATCGCCGATGTCTTCGAGGCGATGCAGGCCGATATCGGCCATCCGCTGGCGGCGCTTTCGGCCGATGGCGGCGCTTCGGGCAATGATTTCCTGATGCAGCTGCAGGCCGATCTGATCGGCCGTCCGGTGCAGGTCGCGGCGCTGGAAGAGGTGGGGGCGATGGGCGTGGCCGCGATGGCGATGGCGGCCCTTGGCCACCGGCTGCCGCTCGCCGCGCCGAAACCGCCGTTCCACCCCGGCCTGCGACCGGCCGAGCGCGACCGGCAACGCCGCGCCTGGGCCCATGCCGTCGCCCAGGCCGCGCTGCCCGGCTGA